One Stenotrophomonas maltophilia DNA window includes the following coding sequences:
- the glpD gene encoding glycerol-3-phosphate dehydrogenase, whose protein sequence is MHDVDLLVIGGGINGTGIARDASGRGLRVLLCEQHDLAAHTSSASSKLIHGGLRYLEQGELGLVRKALGEREVVRRQAPHLVHPLRFVLPWEPHLRPRWVLRVGLWLYDHLGRRSPSFPPSFPPSRALDLQQDPLGPWLSPVLRQAFSYADAQVDDARLVLLNALDAAQRGAQVQVRSRCIELRPVQGRWQAVLECADGQQHVTAHAVANAAGPWAGGLLEQMEARSGGPALRLVQGSHIVLRRAWPDDSACLLQQPDGRVVFLLPFAHDHLLVGTTDTDYRGDPARCSVLPSEVAYLCEAANRYLREPISADDVVWQFAGVRPLLADPDPHAAKLSRDYRLQLQSDPAPALHVLGGKLTTYRVLAEEALELLRPALPQMGPAWTARGDPLPGSDWGDAAQARSRLQVLAPWLPAEIARRWACAYGSRSAELLHGLQGVNDLGEDFGGGLHAREVDFLREREWACDTDDILWRRSKLGLRLDAAQVARLQAWMRGRVPFPRKGL, encoded by the coding sequence ATGCATGACGTCGACCTGCTGGTGATCGGTGGCGGCATCAACGGTACCGGCATCGCCCGTGATGCCAGCGGTCGTGGCCTGCGCGTGCTGTTGTGCGAGCAGCACGACCTCGCTGCGCATACCTCCAGTGCCAGCAGCAAACTGATCCACGGCGGCCTGCGCTACTTGGAACAGGGCGAGCTGGGCCTGGTGCGCAAGGCACTGGGCGAACGCGAGGTGGTACGCCGGCAGGCGCCCCATCTGGTCCATCCGTTGCGCTTCGTACTGCCGTGGGAACCCCACCTGCGACCGCGCTGGGTGCTGCGCGTGGGACTGTGGCTGTACGACCACCTGGGCCGGCGCAGCCCGTCGTTTCCCCCGTCGTTTCCCCCGTCGCGCGCCCTGGATCTGCAGCAGGATCCGCTCGGCCCTTGGCTCTCCCCGGTTCTGCGGCAAGCCTTCAGCTACGCCGACGCGCAGGTCGATGACGCGCGCCTGGTGCTGCTCAACGCCCTGGACGCTGCCCAGCGTGGCGCGCAGGTACAGGTACGCAGCCGCTGCATCGAACTGCGACCTGTGCAGGGCCGTTGGCAGGCCGTACTGGAATGCGCCGATGGCCAGCAGCATGTAACCGCGCACGCTGTCGCCAATGCGGCCGGCCCATGGGCCGGTGGCCTGCTGGAACAGATGGAGGCACGTAGCGGCGGCCCCGCGCTACGGCTGGTGCAGGGCAGCCACATCGTGCTGCGCCGTGCCTGGCCCGATGACAGTGCCTGCCTGCTGCAGCAGCCCGATGGCCGCGTGGTGTTCCTGCTGCCGTTCGCCCACGATCATCTGCTGGTCGGCACCACCGACACCGACTACCGCGGCGATCCGGCACGCTGCAGCGTGCTGCCCTCCGAGGTCGCCTACCTGTGCGAAGCGGCCAATCGCTACCTGCGCGAACCGATCAGTGCAGATGATGTGGTCTGGCAGTTCGCCGGTGTACGTCCGCTGCTGGCCGATCCGGACCCGCACGCGGCGAAACTGAGCCGCGACTACCGGCTGCAACTGCAGTCCGACCCGGCACCGGCGCTGCATGTGCTCGGCGGCAAGCTGACCACCTACCGGGTGCTCGCCGAGGAAGCGCTGGAGCTGCTGCGGCCAGCCCTGCCGCAGATGGGCCCGGCCTGGACAGCACGCGGAGACCCGCTGCCGGGCAGCGACTGGGGTGACGCCGCACAGGCGCGCTCCCGCCTGCAGGTGCTGGCACCGTGGTTGCCCGCTGAGATTGCACGCCGCTGGGCCTGCGCCTACGGCAGCCGCAGCGCGGAGCTGCTGCATGGCCTGCAGGGTGTGAACGATCTTGGTGAGGACTTTGGCGGCGGCCTGCATGCACGCGAAGTGGACTTCCTGCGCGAACGCGAGTGGGCGTGCGACACCGACGATATCCTGTGGCGCCGAAGCAAGCTGGGGTTGCGGCTGGATGCTGCGCAGGTGGCACGGCTGCAGGCGTGGATGCGGGGTCGGGTCCCCTTCCCACGGAAAGGGCTCTGA
- the glpK gene encoding glycerol kinase GlpK, with product MTPRYVLAIDQGTTSSRAILFDRAGDIVGSAQREFAQIFPQPGWVEHDPREILTSVYATLTELLSRGQIDPRHIAALGITNQRETTVVWDRATGQPIHNAIVWQSRQSHAICERLKSEGHEALIRERTGLLIDAYFSATKVRWILDHVEGAQQRAERGELLFGTIDSWLVWNLSGGQAHVTDYSNAARTLLFNIHTLDWDDDLLALLDIPRAMLPQVRDSSAVYAHTRPQFFFDHPIPIAGIAGDQQAALFGQACFQPGMVKNTYGTGCFMLMHTGTQAVRSRNGLLTTIAWGLDGRVEYALEGSIFIAGSVVQWLRDGLRMIERASDSQALAAQVPDSGGAYLVPAFVGLGAPYWRSDVRGAMFGLTRGTRKAHFVRAALEAMAYQTRDVLDAMQSDAGIALTELRADGGAIGNDFLAGFQADILGVPLLRPRLTETTALGAAYLAGLAVGFWSSREQIAAQWGLDRRFEPQMEVARREKLYAGWQQAVAATLAFHVD from the coding sequence ATGACGCCCCGCTACGTGCTGGCCATCGACCAAGGCACCACCAGTTCGCGCGCGATCCTGTTCGACCGTGCCGGCGACATCGTCGGCAGCGCGCAGCGCGAGTTCGCGCAGATCTTCCCGCAGCCCGGCTGGGTCGAGCATGATCCGCGCGAGATCCTCACCAGCGTCTATGCCACGCTGACCGAACTGCTCAGCCGCGGGCAGATCGACCCGCGCCATATTGCGGCACTGGGCATCACCAACCAGCGCGAAACCACCGTGGTCTGGGACCGTGCCACCGGCCAGCCGATCCACAATGCCATCGTCTGGCAGTCGCGGCAGAGCCATGCCATCTGCGAGCGGCTGAAATCCGAAGGGCACGAGGCGCTGATCCGCGAGCGCACCGGTCTACTGATCGACGCCTATTTCTCCGCCACCAAGGTGCGTTGGATTCTTGACCACGTGGAGGGTGCACAGCAGCGCGCCGAGCGCGGCGAACTGCTGTTCGGCACCATCGACAGCTGGCTGGTGTGGAACCTCAGTGGTGGCCAGGCGCACGTGACCGACTACAGCAACGCCGCGCGCACCCTGCTGTTCAACATCCACACGCTGGACTGGGATGACGACCTGCTGGCGCTGCTGGACATCCCGCGCGCGATGCTGCCGCAGGTGCGCGACTCCAGCGCGGTGTACGCACACACCCGGCCGCAGTTCTTCTTCGATCATCCGATCCCGATCGCCGGCATCGCCGGCGACCAGCAGGCGGCGCTGTTCGGCCAGGCCTGCTTCCAGCCGGGCATGGTCAAGAACACCTATGGCACCGGCTGCTTCATGCTGATGCACACCGGCACACAAGCGGTGCGTTCACGCAACGGACTGCTGACCACCATCGCTTGGGGCCTGGACGGGCGCGTGGAATATGCGCTGGAAGGCTCGATCTTCATTGCCGGCTCGGTCGTGCAGTGGCTGCGCGATGGGCTGCGGATGATCGAACGCGCCAGCGACAGCCAGGCACTGGCCGCGCAGGTGCCCGACAGCGGCGGCGCTTACCTGGTGCCGGCGTTCGTCGGCCTCGGTGCGCCCTATTGGCGCAGTGATGTGCGCGGTGCGATGTTCGGCCTGACCCGTGGCACGCGCAAGGCGCACTTCGTGCGCGCGGCGCTGGAGGCGATGGCCTACCAGACCCGCGACGTGCTTGATGCGATGCAGTCCGATGCCGGTATTGCGCTGACCGAGCTGCGCGCCGATGGCGGTGCGATCGGCAACGATTTCCTGGCCGGGTTCCAGGCCGACATCCTCGGCGTGCCGCTGCTGCGGCCACGACTGACCGAGACCACCGCGCTGGGTGCGGCCTATCTGGCCGGGCTGGCCGTGGGCTTCTGGTCAAGCCGCGAGCAGATCGCCGCGCAGTGGGGCCTGGACCGGCGCTTCGAGCCACAGATGGAGGTGGCGCGGCGCGAGAAACTGTACGCCGGATGGCAGCAGGCGGTTGCCGCCACCCTCGCCTTCCACGTCGATTGA
- a CDS encoding helix-turn-helix transcriptional regulator — protein sequence MDRYERITALHRLLKSARYPVTVATLQDKLGCSRATVYRDLAFLRDALMAPIEGDGEAGFRYQADESDRFELPGLWLSSEELHALLASQHLLARTGGGVLSSVLAPLQQRIESLLAAQAGVSSWPVDRVRVIPHRGRKFDEGSFRSVASAVLERRQLAFEYRARSTDEPTKRTVSPQRLTHYRDNWYLDAWDHDREALRSFAVDRIHKARVIDSTARDVADSELDEQLGASYGIFSGAPKGWATILFSAKAARWVADEHWHSKQQGRFLADGRYELKVPYSVSRELLMDVLHYGSDAEIVEPVMLREQAKALLELALSNYDNS from the coding sequence ATGGACCGATACGAACGCATCACCGCCCTGCATCGTCTGCTCAAGTCCGCACGCTATCCGGTGACGGTGGCGACCCTGCAGGACAAGCTCGGTTGCTCCCGTGCCACCGTCTACCGCGATCTGGCCTTCCTGCGCGATGCGCTGATGGCACCGATCGAGGGCGACGGCGAGGCGGGCTTCCGCTACCAGGCTGACGAGAGCGACCGTTTCGAGCTGCCCGGCCTGTGGCTCAGCTCGGAGGAACTGCATGCCCTGCTGGCCTCGCAGCACCTGCTGGCGCGGACCGGCGGCGGCGTGCTGTCCTCGGTGCTGGCACCGCTGCAGCAGCGCATCGAGAGCCTGCTGGCGGCCCAGGCCGGCGTCTCCAGCTGGCCGGTCGACCGCGTGCGGGTGATTCCGCACCGCGGTCGCAAGTTCGATGAAGGCAGCTTCCGCAGCGTGGCTTCGGCCGTGCTGGAGCGCCGCCAGCTGGCGTTCGAGTACCGCGCCCGCTCCACCGACGAGCCGACCAAGCGCACCGTTTCGCCACAGCGCCTGACCCACTACCGCGACAACTGGTACCTGGATGCCTGGGACCATGACCGCGAGGCGCTGCGCAGTTTTGCCGTGGATCGCATCCACAAGGCGCGGGTGATCGACAGCACCGCCCGCGATGTGGCCGACAGCGAGCTGGACGAGCAGCTGGGGGCCAGCTACGGCATCTTCTCCGGCGCGCCGAAGGGCTGGGCGACCATTCTGTTCAGCGCCAAGGCCGCGCGCTGGGTGGCCGACGAGCACTGGCATTCCAAGCAGCAGGGCCGCTTCCTGGCCGATGGCCGCTATGAACTGAAGGTGCCGTACAGCGTCTCGCGCGAGCTGCTGATGGACGTGCTGCACTACGGCTCGGATGCCGAGATCGTCGAACCGGTGATGCTGCGTGAGCAGGCCAAGGCGCTGCTCGAGCTCGCCCTGAGCAACTACGACAACTCCTGA
- a CDS encoding DUF481 domain-containing protein, producing MSLRVSLLIPLLLCAPLTYAQDASELAAMSSPWSGSGGELGFASARGNSSTESFNGRLRLRYTDGDWVHSMDLFGLRSSSKVTETNDDGTTTRRNNTTANRYTGSAGSALQLGEHRQLTATVRTERDDFATYDRQSSFGLGYGTRLWNTERFSFDAQIGPGVRRTHSTEDDRTRTGMIGRGLFDMKYSLTDNTDLVNTLLVESGSYNTFGQNDFGVSVSMNEHLALKAGWQARYNSDVAEDKRKTDTLTTMNVVYKFK from the coding sequence ATGTCCCTGCGCGTGTCCCTGCTGATCCCCCTGCTGCTGTGCGCACCGCTCACGTATGCGCAGGATGCCTCCGAACTGGCGGCGATGTCCTCGCCGTGGAGCGGCAGTGGTGGCGAGCTCGGTTTCGCCTCGGCACGTGGCAACAGCAGCACCGAGAGCTTCAACGGCCGCCTGCGCCTGCGCTACACCGATGGCGACTGGGTGCACAGCATGGATCTGTTCGGCCTGCGCTCCAGCTCCAAGGTGACCGAGACCAACGACGACGGCACCACCACCCGCCGCAACAACACCACCGCCAACCGCTACACCGGCAGTGCCGGCAGCGCGCTGCAGCTGGGCGAGCACCGCCAGCTGACCGCGACGGTGCGTACCGAACGCGACGACTTCGCCACCTACGACCGCCAGAGCTCGTTCGGTCTGGGTTACGGCACCCGCCTGTGGAACACCGAGCGCTTCTCGTTCGACGCGCAGATCGGCCCCGGTGTGCGCCGCACCCACAGCACCGAGGACGACCGCACCCGCACCGGCATGATCGGCCGCGGTCTGTTCGACATGAAGTACTCGCTGACCGACAACACCGACCTGGTCAACACCCTGCTGGTCGAATCGGGTTCCTACAACACCTTTGGCCAGAACGACTTCGGTGTTTCGGTGAGCATGAACGAACATCTGGCGCTGAAGGCCGGCTGGCAGGCGCGTTACAACAGTGACGTGGCCGAGGACAAGCGCAAGACCGATACGCTGACCACGATGAACGTGGTCTACAAGTTCAAATAA
- a CDS encoding MetQ/NlpA family ABC transporter substrate-binding protein has translation MKKTLLLPLLAAALALTACGKSGEPSQKLVVAATAVPHAEILEVVKPILKQEGVDLDVRVFNDYVQPNDQLVQKQVDANYFQTEPYLDAYNRDRKTDLVKVIGVHIEPFGAYSRKIKSLAELREGADVVIPNDPSNNSRALILLHKAGVIELKDPTNALSTQRDITANPKNLKFRELDSAMLPRVLDQVDLALINTNYALDAGLNPTKDALAIESKDSPYVNFLVARPDNKDDARVQKLAKALTSPQVKAFIETKYKGAVLPAF, from the coding sequence ATGAAAAAGACCCTGTTGCTGCCCCTGCTCGCCGCTGCGCTGGCCCTGACCGCCTGCGGCAAGTCCGGCGAGCCCTCGCAGAAGCTGGTGGTGGCCGCCACGGCCGTGCCGCATGCCGAGATCCTCGAGGTGGTCAAGCCGATCCTCAAGCAGGAAGGCGTGGACCTGGACGTGCGCGTGTTCAACGACTACGTGCAGCCCAACGACCAGCTGGTGCAGAAGCAGGTGGACGCCAACTACTTCCAGACCGAGCCGTACCTGGATGCCTACAACCGCGACCGCAAGACCGACCTGGTGAAGGTGATCGGCGTGCACATCGAGCCGTTCGGTGCGTACTCGCGCAAGATCAAGTCGCTGGCCGAGCTGCGCGAAGGTGCCGACGTGGTGATCCCGAACGACCCCAGCAACAACAGCCGCGCGCTGATCCTGCTGCACAAGGCCGGCGTGATCGAGCTGAAGGATCCGACCAACGCGCTGTCGACCCAGCGCGACATCACCGCCAATCCGAAGAACCTGAAGTTCCGCGAGCTGGACTCGGCGATGCTGCCGCGCGTGCTGGACCAGGTCGACCTGGCCCTGATCAACACCAACTATGCACTGGACGCCGGCCTCAACCCGACCAAGGACGCACTGGCGATCGAGAGCAAGGACTCGCCGTACGTGAACTTCCTGGTCGCACGCCCGGACAACAAGGACGACGCCCGTGTGCAGAAGCTGGCCAAGGCGCTGACCAGCCCGCAGGTGAAGGCCTTCATCGAGACCAAGTACAAGGGCGCGGTGCTGCCGGCGTTCTGA